ACTGCAAGGCTAATGATAATGGCAAACCAAACCGGCTGGCCAGATAGAGTTTCTAATAATGACATATGCCAGCCTCCAGTTAAATTTCAAAACTTTGTCACTGCTTCTGCTTAGTTTTTGCAAACTGTCCCGGTAAAATTTATGTATACCTGAAAGGAGCTGACCAAGACATGAAAAAACTTACGTTAAGTTTATTAGGCGCAGCATTGATATTTGGAGCAAGTACTGCTGCCTTTGCAGAGGAAGGGACAGAAGGTAAAGGTACTTTTAATTTTGGCCAAATGAAGCCGTTAATTGAAAATATGCACCCAGGCTTGTCCGATGAAGAAGTCAAGCAAATGTACAATGACTGCCATGGTACAAACGGGGCCATGCCGAGCAAAAACTTTAATATGATGGATAGCGGCCATATGAATAGCCTGTAATTACAACTCCAGCATTTCATTCGACTAGCAAGAAGGGTTCTGGATAAAATCCAGAACCTTTTTCTATGTACTGAATCTATTTTAACTTAAGATGTTGCAGAAAACATAAAGAAAAAGAATTGCGGAACAAAAAGCGCAAGCGCCTCGTTCAGCCCCGACAAGCGCTGGAGGGACGACCGGTGAAGTCGTTCTTTGACTTCATTGGGCGGACCGAAGCGACTCGAGGGGCTAGGCGCTGGAGCTGGATTAAGAAAACCCATATAACTAACCACAACGAAATCATCTTATAATTTATATACACAATAAAAAACAACCTAACCAAATCGGTCCAGGCTGTCTCAAAAGTTTCCTTAAACTAATACTTTATTATGTTCATGCTGGGATGGCAAGTCAGCTATGATTGTGCCATCTTGTGAGTGCTGGGACGGCAGATCGGCTATGATTGTGCCATCTTGTGAGTGCTGGGACGGCAGATCGGCTATGATTGTGCCATTCTGCGAGTGCTGGGATGGCAGGTCGGCTATGGTTGTGCCGTTCTGCGAATGCTGGGATGGCAGGTCGCCCAGGTTCTTATCAAAGGAATTCCAGCACAACACACCTGCAACAAAAGCTGCTATAAGTGGCAAGATTAATATTCTTTTCATTTTATACCTCCTACCTGGGTAAAACAATCAGCAATACTTCAATAATTTTTCCATTTCATCCATTACTAAACTAGCAAACTTCTCATTCTTCTGCAGCTTGAAAATCGTGACTGCTTTTTCAAGATATTCCTTACCTTTGTTTTCTTTACCCAATTTAATGTAATTCATGCCTGTTTGGTAACAAAGTTCTCCAAATAAATACATGTTTTCTTCATATATACAATTGTCGATCCCTTTGCTGGAATAGATGAGGGATTCTTCATATCTCTCAAGCTTTGACAGTGCCTGGGCAAGACCATAGAGAATCCTTAGCCAGATTCTTGAATCCTGAACTTGTGGAAGCTCTGTCAATTGGTTCAGGGCTTTTTGAAAAAGCTCGACAGCATTATCCAGGTTCCCGCTATCCTTTTCAATGATCGCCATGCTGGTCAGAATCTCAATTTCACGCTCTGTCATTGCATTCGGTTCCTGATGGGTCATGCCCAATGCCTGGCCTAGTAAGCCAAGGGATTTCTGTCTATCTCCCTCAAGGTAATAGCTGCATATTCCCTGGTGCCATACCAAGAATTGATTGAATGATGTATGTTTGAACAGCGGATTATCCTGTTCCTTCTGGATGATCTCATTGATTGCGGCATAGTCCCGCTCTCTTTTATACTTTTTTATTATCTCCGTAACCGCGATTGCGTAATTGTAAGTTTCAGTAGAAGCGATATCGAAAAAATGATTGAGCTCTACTTCAAGCTTTGAAGCGATTTTCGATAATTGATCGATTGTTGGATATTTCTCTTCTTTTTCAAATCGAATGATATCCTCTTCAGAACAGATTCCTTCAGCCAATTGCGGCTCAGTCAAACCTTTAAAAACCCTAGAAGACCTAAGAATTTTCCCGAAGTTATATCCAACCAGGCTCATCCCCTACACCCCATTTAATATTAATTACATTTATATTATCACAATGTTTATAACTTTTAAAAATCGGAAGAGAGTACCCGAATCCAAAATTTCTATTTCCCAATCCAGTGTTTATTTTAAATATGTAAAATAAGGCAGAATTAACACAGCAAAGGAAAGAAGGCCAACTACAATCGCTCCTGCCCTGTTTTTTTGCTTCCATATGGTGACTGCGAAGGCGAGGGAGTACAAAAATACCAAAAGCACCCCTCCCCAAATCCAAAAGATCATCTCAATCCCTCACTTCTTCAAGCTGAGGAAGCTTAGTCTGCCGGCCAAACTCGCCAAATCGGATATCGACATTCACATTGATTTCAGCATCGGGATAGGATTTCATCCAGTCGAAATCCCTGAATTCCTGTAGTGTCCAAAACCACTTCCTTATCGGAACAGATAAATGGAAAGTATCACCTTT
This window of the Mesobacillus jeotgali genome carries:
- a CDS encoding helix-turn-helix domain-containing protein gives rise to the protein MSLVGYNFGKILRSSRVFKGLTEPQLAEGICSEEDIIRFEKEEKYPTIDQLSKIASKLEVELNHFFDIASTETYNYAIAVTEIIKKYKRERDYAAINEIIQKEQDNPLFKHTSFNQFLVWHQGICSYYLEGDRQKSLGLLGQALGMTHQEPNAMTEREIEILTSMAIIEKDSGNLDNAVELFQKALNQLTELPQVQDSRIWLRILYGLAQALSKLERYEESLIYSSKGIDNCIYEENMYLFGELCYQTGMNYIKLGKENKGKEYLEKAVTIFKLQKNEKFASLVMDEMEKLLKYC